In a single window of the Massilia oculi genome:
- a CDS encoding TonB-dependent receptor, whose translation MFKQKPLAAAVSMAVWSLAALPVMAQEATPDVPMQTVEVTGIRASLAKSLSVKRDASANVEVITAEDVGKMPDKNLADSLQRLAGVAVRTDYDEAEKVSMRGTNPDMSLIIFNGHAVSSADWYVADQASSSRSTSLSLMPSHVLQQAVVYKSSQANIVDGGLAGTINVSTRKPLAQKERFSGVVSVGASYADLPGRYAPDMNGSVTWKNEAGTFGVLAALFAEKRHVRRDSVSRFAYGTNSGWDVINTSTMLGITDASLAGTGYTAADLNGVRLPGSMSSEFVESVRDRKGGMLSLQFKPNRDLDVTMTGFHSAMDADNHGRLTSSAIYSMLLGKNQPLGQTTAAAANTNSKGQRVYAQIRNPVIVDETTVYGHPLKVLKAADIVFPDGTTPQYVGNSEGFFRDGAKAESSFLDLDAKYRVNDDLTVKTLLSATRGVGQTKLDQGLTLARYGTGISYALGDLHDAPFVQYQNAGGNQPGLNPDGSGYTIVDRAASGVKTVDKEWSAQFDAEYRLDRGIFQSLESGVRFADHKRTSGRRGPAFRNGITVDPVTGRVVSNTPTPTTGWQAFPGDFGDGLDGPAGWDNTGFTYTPEAIKEYIAANTKVTSDAWERRVNSEIDMQERQSAAYVMANLEGERWSGNLGVRFTRTEVKANIATPIPAGACRRVEPGQAPVPCAAYPGAITDAGDATAYFDGQPFNPTAGILYYKTPTKRTFDNWLPSLNLRYDMGNDMLARFGVSRTIGRQNYNLLGSGFGTPGCDANGCRVTGPNPDMEPQTSDNLDLSWSWYFAPRSVVAVSVFHSSIDGYPKTGAVGSSTVDLLDPRDQTVKTFFINTASQQGAKINGIELQYEQPFGKTNFGFTSNVSRAKTKVDDGRPMVGASEWTGNVGLYYEDAKLSSRLVANYRGEYVNSTTAPSPTANSQGLSVINGIAMPTAPTYADAVTTLAFSANYYFTKNLELAFSATNLTNAKRAQYRYSEEEQQKLDVSGRQYYLNLRYKF comes from the coding sequence ATGTTCAAGCAGAAGCCGCTCGCAGCGGCCGTATCGATGGCAGTCTGGAGCCTTGCAGCCCTGCCGGTCATGGCGCAGGAAGCCACCCCCGACGTGCCGATGCAGACCGTGGAAGTGACGGGCATCCGTGCCTCGCTGGCCAAATCCCTGTCGGTCAAGCGCGACGCCTCGGCCAACGTCGAGGTGATCACCGCCGAAGACGTGGGCAAGATGCCGGACAAGAATCTGGCCGACTCCCTGCAGCGCCTCGCCGGCGTGGCGGTCCGCACCGACTACGACGAAGCGGAGAAGGTGTCGATGCGCGGCACCAATCCGGACATGTCGCTGATCATCTTCAACGGCCACGCGGTCAGCAGCGCCGACTGGTATGTCGCCGACCAGGCGTCGAGCTCGCGCTCGACCAGCCTGTCGCTGATGCCGTCGCACGTGCTGCAGCAGGCGGTCGTCTACAAGAGCTCGCAGGCGAACATCGTCGATGGCGGCCTGGCCGGCACCATCAACGTCAGTACCCGCAAACCCCTGGCGCAGAAAGAGCGCTTCTCGGGCGTGGTCAGCGTCGGCGCCAGCTATGCCGACCTGCCGGGCCGCTACGCGCCGGACATGAACGGTTCGGTCACCTGGAAGAACGAGGCCGGCACCTTCGGCGTGCTGGCCGCGCTGTTCGCCGAAAAACGCCACGTGCGGCGCGACTCGGTGTCGCGCTTCGCCTACGGCACCAATAGCGGCTGGGACGTGATCAACACCTCGACCATGCTGGGCATTACCGACGCGTCGCTGGCCGGCACCGGTTACACCGCGGCCGACCTCAACGGCGTGCGCCTGCCCGGTTCGATGAGCTCGGAGTTCGTGGAGTCGGTGCGCGACCGCAAGGGCGGCATGCTGTCGCTGCAGTTCAAGCCGAACCGCGACCTCGACGTCACCATGACCGGCTTCCATTCGGCCATGGACGCGGATAACCACGGCCGCCTGACCTCGAGCGCCATCTATTCCATGCTGCTCGGTAAGAACCAGCCGCTCGGACAGACGACCGCCGCCGCCGCCAACACCAATTCGAAGGGCCAGCGCGTGTACGCGCAGATCCGCAATCCGGTGATCGTCGACGAGACCACGGTTTACGGCCATCCGCTGAAGGTGCTGAAGGCGGCCGACATCGTCTTCCCCGACGGGACCACGCCGCAGTACGTCGGCAATTCGGAAGGCTTCTTCCGCGACGGCGCCAAGGCCGAAAGCTCCTTCCTCGACCTCGATGCCAAGTATCGCGTCAACGATGACCTCACCGTGAAGACCCTGCTGTCGGCCACCCGCGGCGTCGGCCAGACCAAACTCGACCAGGGCCTGACCCTGGCGCGCTACGGCACCGGAATCTCGTACGCGCTGGGCGACCTGCACGACGCGCCGTTCGTCCAGTACCAGAACGCCGGCGGCAACCAGCCGGGCCTGAACCCGGACGGCAGCGGCTACACGATCGTCGACCGCGCCGCATCCGGCGTGAAGACCGTGGACAAGGAATGGAGCGCGCAGTTCGACGCCGAGTACCGCCTCGACCGCGGCATCTTCCAGTCGCTGGAAAGCGGCGTGCGCTTCGCCGACCACAAGCGCACCAGCGGCCGCCGCGGTCCCGCCTTCCGCAACGGCATCACCGTCGACCCGGTCACCGGCCGTGTGGTGTCCAACACCCCGACCCCGACCACCGGCTGGCAGGCGTTCCCGGGCGACTTCGGCGACGGTCTCGATGGTCCGGCGGGCTGGGACAACACCGGCTTCACCTACACGCCGGAAGCGATCAAGGAATACATTGCCGCCAACACGAAGGTGACCAGCGACGCCTGGGAGCGCCGTGTCAACTCCGAGATCGACATGCAGGAGCGCCAGAGCGCGGCCTACGTGATGGCCAACCTGGAAGGCGAGCGCTGGTCGGGCAACCTCGGCGTGCGCTTCACCCGCACCGAGGTCAAGGCCAATATCGCCACCCCGATCCCGGCCGGCGCCTGCCGGCGCGTGGAGCCGGGCCAGGCTCCGGTTCCCTGCGCCGCCTATCCTGGCGCGATCACCGATGCCGGCGACGCCACCGCCTACTTCGACGGCCAGCCGTTCAATCCCACCGCCGGCATCCTGTACTACAAGACGCCGACCAAGCGCACCTTCGACAACTGGCTGCCGAGCCTGAACCTGCGCTATGACATGGGCAATGACATGCTGGCGCGCTTCGGCGTCAGCCGCACCATCGGCCGCCAGAACTACAATCTGCTGGGCAGCGGCTTCGGCACCCCGGGCTGCGACGCCAACGGCTGCCGCGTGACCGGTCCGAATCCGGACATGGAGCCGCAAACCTCGGACAACCTCGACCTGTCGTGGTCGTGGTACTTCGCGCCGCGTTCGGTCGTGGCGGTGAGCGTCTTCCATTCGTCGATCGACGGCTATCCGAAGACCGGCGCAGTCGGCAGCTCCACCGTCGACCTGCTCGATCCGCGCGACCAGACCGTGAAGACCTTCTTCATCAACACGGCCTCGCAGCAGGGCGCGAAGATCAACGGCATCGAGCTGCAGTACGAGCAACCGTTCGGCAAGACCAACTTCGGCTTCACCTCCAACGTCAGCCGCGCCAAGACCAAGGTCGACGACGGCCGCCCGATGGTGGGCGCATCCGAATGGACCGGCAACGTGGGCCTGTACTACGAGGATGCCAAGCTGTCGTCGCGACTGGTGGCCAACTACCGCGGCGAATACGTGAACAGCACCACGGCGCCGTCGCCGACCGCCAACAGCCAGGGTCTCTCGGTGATCAACGGCATCGCGATGCCGACCGCCCCGACCTATGCCGACGCGGTGACCACGCTGGCGTTCTCCGCCAACTACTACTTCACCAAGAACCTGGAACTCGCGTTCAGCGCGACCAACCTGACCAATGCCAAGCGCGCCCAGTATCGCTATAGCGAGGAAGAGCAGCAAAAGCTGGATGTCAGCGGCCGCCAGTATTATCTGAACCTGCGCTACAAGTTCTGA
- a CDS encoding LiaI-LiaF-like domain-containing protein: protein MKNDPHAKGVTSQVVLGLLVIGMGLLFLLDNLGFVDMHRAFSFWPMLFVIVGTVKLCDTRTQGGTLLGAGLVGVGILLMLDRMDIIDFSWRTIWPLVLIGLGGLLVAKALRGKRALEHGVAMVDGAPVDAGVGEVLDITAILGGYERRVTSQNFRGGEITAVMGGCELDMRGASIQGEAVVNVFAFWGGVTIKCPPDWTIVLHGTPILGGFEEKTIAPPDNSKRLFIRGYAIMGGVEIRN, encoded by the coding sequence ATGAAAAATGATCCTCATGCAAAAGGGGTGACGAGCCAGGTCGTGCTCGGCCTGCTCGTGATCGGGATGGGGCTGCTGTTCCTGCTCGATAACCTGGGCTTCGTCGACATGCACCGCGCCTTCTCGTTCTGGCCGATGTTGTTCGTCATCGTCGGCACGGTCAAGCTGTGCGACACCCGGACCCAGGGCGGCACCCTGCTCGGGGCCGGCCTGGTCGGCGTCGGCATCCTGTTGATGCTGGACCGGATGGACATCATCGACTTCAGCTGGCGCACCATCTGGCCGCTGGTCCTGATCGGCCTCGGTGGCCTTCTGGTGGCGAAGGCGCTGCGCGGCAAGCGCGCGCTGGAACACGGGGTGGCGATGGTCGACGGCGCGCCCGTGGACGCGGGCGTGGGCGAGGTGCTGGACATCACCGCCATCCTGGGCGGCTACGAGCGCCGCGTCACGAGCCAGAACTTCCGCGGCGGCGAGATCACGGCGGTGATGGGCGGCTGCGAGCTCGATATGCGCGGCGCCTCGATCCAGGGCGAGGCGGTGGTCAATGTGTTCGCCTTCTGGGGCGGCGTGACCATCAAGTGCCCGCCCGACTGGACCATCGTCCTGCACGGCACGCCGATCCTGGGCGGCTTCGAGGAAAAGACCATCGCGCCGCCGGACAACAGCAAGCGGCTGTTCATCCGCGGCTACGCGATCATGGGTGGCGTGGAAATCCGCAACTGA
- a CDS encoding sensor histidine kinase, which yields MGGGFWARRSAALYLAAWLMLGLMLAGLLSATGGAGLAASLLFALPLVLVYAAVCGFSAYYLCRAYPLARKSTPAVLGVFLVTAVCAALLWCAAASGWAAWWRWLATGDDDVAMSRALTAVMFGVGVLLYGMTACAHYLALEFERARGLERRELELKLLAQDAELRMLRTQVDPHFLFNSLNSISALTAIDAGAARDMTLQLAGFFRHTLGLEAHRKVTVAQEVELVERFVAIEGVRFGPRLGVERHVDEQAEACLLPPMILQPLVENAVKHGIGQLLDGGVVRVHVERAGSQLRLRVENDVDPDGSGTAAGGGIGLANVRARLLAEYGIEASVHAARVDNIFRVELVLPADTGE from the coding sequence ATGGGCGGCGGATTCTGGGCGCGGCGCAGCGCCGCGCTGTACCTGGCGGCCTGGCTGATGCTGGGGCTGATGCTGGCCGGGCTGCTGTCCGCCACGGGCGGCGCCGGCCTGGCTGCCAGCCTGCTGTTCGCGCTGCCGCTGGTGCTGGTTTACGCCGCCGTGTGCGGCTTCTCGGCGTATTACCTGTGCCGCGCCTATCCGCTGGCGCGCAAGTCGACGCCGGCGGTGCTGGGCGTGTTCCTTGTCACCGCCGTGTGCGCGGCGTTGCTGTGGTGCGCCGCGGCGTCCGGCTGGGCCGCGTGGTGGCGGTGGCTGGCGACGGGCGACGATGACGTGGCGATGTCGCGGGCCCTGACGGCGGTGATGTTCGGCGTCGGCGTGCTGCTGTACGGGATGACCGCCTGCGCCCACTACCTGGCGCTGGAATTCGAGCGCGCGCGCGGCCTGGAGCGGCGCGAGCTCGAACTCAAGCTCCTGGCCCAGGACGCCGAGCTGCGCATGCTGCGCACCCAGGTCGATCCGCACTTCCTGTTCAACAGCCTCAATTCGATCAGCGCCCTGACGGCGATCGACGCCGGCGCGGCGCGCGACATGACCTTGCAGCTGGCGGGCTTCTTTCGCCATACGCTGGGACTGGAGGCGCACCGCAAGGTGACGGTGGCCCAGGAAGTGGAACTGGTCGAGCGCTTCGTGGCGATCGAGGGGGTGCGCTTCGGGCCCCGCCTGGGCGTGGAGCGCCACGTGGACGAGCAGGCGGAGGCTTGCCTGCTGCCGCCCATGATCCTGCAGCCGCTGGTCGAGAACGCGGTCAAGCACGGCATCGGCCAGCTGCTCGATGGCGGGGTGGTGCGCGTGCACGTCGAGCGCGCCGGTTCGCAGCTCAGGCTGCGGGTGGAGAATGACGTCGATCCGGATGGCTCCGGCACGGCCGCGGGGGGCGGCATTGGCCTGGCCAATGTGCGCGCGCGCCTGCTGGCGGAGTACGGGATCGAAGCGAGCGTGCATGCGGCGCGCGTGGACAATATTTTCAGGGTGGAGCTGGTGCTGCCCGCCGACACAGGAGAGTAA
- a CDS encoding N-acetylmuramoyl-L-alanine amidase-like domain-containing protein — MNAMRLACLLLASAVLTGCATAPATQSIPGAPPAPTPLSALLQKQVYQMTPFEAGQYIAHMQGAEPDLRKRIAAIGRQNIGQPYSLHLLGEFPYEIHDSLPLYSLAQSDCVVFAEHTYAMALSATWEEFFWMLQRIRYRDGVIGVATRNHYTEMDWNVANRWLVTDVSAELAGPGGPSYDMKVDRARFLATRHNTVRDIPVETSRQAYVPKEQVAAIAGQLQEGDFVNVISTRDGEYWASHVGLVVLGPNGERHFLHSAEPQVREETFDSYISRTLERQERNARAGKRGQALAGFKFLRLNEQITVPPMAPQPRPGRPAA, encoded by the coding sequence ATGAACGCCATGCGCCTTGCCTGCCTGCTGCTTGCCAGCGCCGTCCTGACCGGGTGCGCGACCGCGCCCGCCACCCAGTCCATCCCGGGGGCGCCGCCTGCGCCCACGCCCCTGTCGGCGCTGCTGCAAAAACAGGTCTACCAGATGACGCCGTTCGAGGCCGGCCAGTACATCGCCCACATGCAGGGCGCCGAGCCGGACCTGCGCAAGCGCATCGCCGCGATCGGGCGCCAGAACATCGGCCAGCCCTACTCGCTGCACCTGCTGGGCGAGTTCCCCTACGAGATCCACGACAGCCTGCCGCTCTACAGCCTGGCGCAGAGCGATTGCGTGGTGTTCGCCGAGCATACCTATGCGATGGCCTTGTCCGCCACGTGGGAAGAGTTCTTCTGGATGCTGCAGCGGATCCGCTACCGCGACGGCGTGATCGGCGTGGCCACGCGCAACCACTACACCGAGATGGACTGGAATGTGGCCAACCGCTGGCTGGTGACGGACGTCAGCGCGGAACTGGCTGGACCAGGCGGCCCGTCGTACGACATGAAGGTCGACCGCGCGCGCTTCCTGGCCACCCGCCACAACACGGTGCGCGACATCCCGGTCGAGACCAGCCGCCAGGCCTATGTGCCCAAGGAACAGGTGGCGGCCATCGCCGGCCAGCTGCAGGAGGGGGATTTCGTCAACGTGATCTCGACCCGCGACGGCGAGTACTGGGCCTCGCACGTGGGCCTGGTGGTGCTGGGACCGAACGGCGAGCGCCACTTCCTGCATTCGGCCGAACCGCAGGTGCGCGAGGAGACGTTCGACTCGTATATATCGCGCACGCTCGAGCGCCAGGAGCGCAACGCGCGTGCGGGCAAGCGCGGCCAGGCGCTGGCCGGCTTCAAGTTCCTGCGCCTGAACGAACAGATCACGGTGCCGCCGATGGCGCCGCAGCCGCGTCCGGGGCGTCCTGCCGCCTGA
- a CDS encoding LiaI-LiaF-like domain-containing protein: MESEDAYRWRKQVLWGLLLIVVGAVVLLDRLHYIDAQDYWHYAPLLLVVVGIGQTIGYPSPKEFGNGLWTVFTGLWLFAVLENAFGLTFRNSWPLFILMWGVKLVLDPFIARRFANNQRNRHEK, from the coding sequence ATGGAGTCCGAAGACGCCTATCGCTGGCGCAAGCAGGTGCTGTGGGGCCTGCTGCTGATCGTCGTCGGCGCGGTGGTGCTGCTCGACCGCCTGCACTATATCGATGCCCAGGATTACTGGCACTACGCCCCCTTGCTGCTGGTCGTGGTCGGCATCGGCCAGACCATCGGCTACCCGAGCCCGAAGGAATTCGGCAACGGCTTGTGGACCGTGTTCACCGGCCTGTGGCTGTTCGCCGTATTGGAGAACGCCTTCGGCCTGACCTTCCGCAACAGCTGGCCGCTGTTCATCCTGATGTGGGGCGTCAAGCTGGTGCTCGATCCGTTCATCGCGCGCCGATTCGCCAACAACCAGAGGAACCGCCATGAAAAATGA